From the Euphorbia lathyris chromosome 6, ddEupLath1.1, whole genome shotgun sequence genome, one window contains:
- the LOC136234128 gene encoding UDP-glycosyltransferase 76E2-like produces MIMEDEKEKHKHGRLRLVLVPTPFQGHLNPMLQLAATLESKGFLITIAQNRRLNSPNPRFDILSIEDKLSDEDMCSPDKPGIVLLLNANCEAPFQESLRKLIEEDEIGIGIGCIIYDESSYFAEAAAYNLKIRSMVFRTSNAITLLVRTTPTFRLRAQARLPLPDPMSREAAPEHPILRLKDLPISNFGSIQNFFKLLYIAMNIGSSKAIIWNTMTCLEDSSLTQFKQQSQVPIFAIGPLHKRVPVSLSTPSTFLEEDKSCITWLDKQSINSVIYISIGSIVTSSEKDIAEMAWGLANSRQPFLWVIRPGSVRGSEWIEALPEGFVESVGERGCIVKWAPQREVLGHEAVGGFWSHCGWNSTLESICEGVPLLCRPGFGDQKVTARFVSQVWRVGLQLDNEMERGEIEKAVKSLMVDEQGKEMRQRAMEFKLKAELEIREGGSSYNALNDLVELICSF; encoded by the exons ATGATAATggaagatgaaaaagaaaaacacaagcaTGGTCGGCTAAGGCTTGTTCTAGTTCCGACTCCATTTCAAGGGCATTTAAACCCAATGCTTCAACTTGCTGCAACTCTTGAATCAAAAGGGTTTTTAATCACAATTGCTCAAAATAGAAGATTAAACTCCCCAAATCCTCGATTTGATATTCTGTCAATAGAAGATAAGTTGTCAGATGAAGATATGTGTTCTCCAGACAAACCTGGAATTGTTTTGCTTCTGAATGCTAATTGCGAAGCTCCTTTCCAAGAATCCTTAAGGAAGCTAATTGAAGAGGATGAAATTGGTATTGGAATTGGTTGTATAATATACGATGAAAGCTCGTACTTTGCTGAAGCAGCTGCTTATAATCTGAAAATTCGAAGCATGGTATTCCGCACTAGTAATGCTATCACTTTGCTTGTTCGCACCACTCCCACTTTTCGACTCAGGGCACAAGCTCGTCTCCCCTTACCAG ATCCAATGTCACGTGAAGCAGCACCGGAGCATCCTATACTGAGACTAAAGGATCTTCCTATTTCAAATTTTGGGTCCATACAAAATTTCTTCAAGCTATTATATATTGCTATGAATATAGGAAGTTCCAAAGCTATAATTTGGAATACAATGACATGCCTGGAAGACTCATCATTGACACAATTCAAACAACAAAGCCAAGTTCCAATCTTTGCAATAGGCCCTCTCCACAAACGTGTCCCTGTCTCTCTATCAACACCATCTACTTTTCTAGAAGAAGATAAAAGCTGCATAACATGGCTGGACAAGCAATCCATCAATTCTGTAATCTACATAAGCATAGGAAGCATTGTAACAAGTTCAGAGAAAGATATAGCTGAAATGGCATGGGGTTTAGCCAACAGCAGGCAACCATTCTTGTGGGTGATTCGGCCTGGTTCGGTTCGTGGTTCAGAATGGATAGAGGCATTGCCTGAAGGGTTTGTTGAAAGTGTTGGAGAGAGAGGTTGTATTGTGAAATGGGCACCTCAAAGGGAAGTATTGGGACATGAAGCAGTAGGAGGGTTTTGGAGCCATTGTGGATGGAATTCAACACTGGAGAGTATATGTGAAGGGGTTCCATTATTGTGTAGACCTGGGTTTGGTGATCAGAAGGTGACTGCACGATTTGTAAGTCAAGTTTGGAGAGTTGGTTTGCAATTAGATAATGAAATGGAGAGAGGAGAGATTGAGAAAGCTGTGAAAAGCTTGATGGTTGATGAACAAGGGAAAGAAATGAGGCAGAGGGCTATGGAGTTCAAACTCAAAGCAGAATTGGAGATAAGAGAAGGTGGTTCTTCTTATAATGCCTTGAATGATTTGGTGGAGCTTATTTGCTCTTTTTAA
- the LOC136234129 gene encoding uncharacterized protein isoform X1 — protein sequence MGDRSLIDISKTLISLSLAGSQHAVKEDALFVKLELFLILNRVTFVCALIELPIDLMFRSEFRDMKGGSLLSFSLKILFLVNWDRTTNLFKCCYSIQQVSNESHLHFVYLFVVNSSFYSRSI from the exons ATGGGAGATCGGTCACTGATCGATATCTCTAAGACCTTGATCAGTCTCTCCTTGGCCGGATCTCAACATGCAGTTAAGGAG GATGCTCTTTTTGTGAAATTGGaactttttcttattttaaacCGAGTAACTTTTGTTTGCGCTTTGATTGAATTGCCCATTGACCTGATGTTCCGTTCTG AATTTCGAGATATGAAAGGTGGTAGTCTTCTCAGCTTCAGCCTCAAG ATTTTGTTCCTGGTCAATTGGGACAG GACAACtaatttgttcaaatgttgttATTCAATCCAACAAGTGAGCAATGAAAGTCATTTACATTTTGTGTATCTTTTTGTTGTCAATTCTTCTTTTTATTCTAGATCCATTTGA
- the LOC136234129 gene encoding uncharacterized protein isoform X3, which translates to MGDRSLIDISKTLISLSLAGSQHAVKEDALFVKLELFLILNRVTFVCALIELPIDLMFRSEFRDMKGGSLLSFSLKILFLVNWDRTTNLFKCCYSIQQKNFNDKVSE; encoded by the exons ATGGGAGATCGGTCACTGATCGATATCTCTAAGACCTTGATCAGTCTCTCCTTGGCCGGATCTCAACATGCAGTTAAGGAG GATGCTCTTTTTGTGAAATTGGaactttttcttattttaaacCGAGTAACTTTTGTTTGCGCTTTGATTGAATTGCCCATTGACCTGATGTTCCGTTCTG AATTTCGAGATATGAAAGGTGGTAGTCTTCTCAGCTTCAGCCTCAAG ATTTTGTTCCTGGTCAATTGGGACAG GACAACtaatttgttcaaatgttgttATTCAATCCAACAA AAAAACTTCAATGATAAAGTATCAGAGTAG
- the LOC136234129 gene encoding uncharacterized protein isoform X2, with protein sequence MGDRSLIDISKTLISLSLAGSQHAVKEDALFVKLELFLILNRVTFVCALIELPIDLMFRSEFRDMKGGSLLSFSLKILFLVNWDRKTSMIKYQSSFLEVEIISARNQVHHDVPTSVVDGIS encoded by the exons ATGGGAGATCGGTCACTGATCGATATCTCTAAGACCTTGATCAGTCTCTCCTTGGCCGGATCTCAACATGCAGTTAAGGAG GATGCTCTTTTTGTGAAATTGGaactttttcttattttaaacCGAGTAACTTTTGTTTGCGCTTTGATTGAATTGCCCATTGACCTGATGTTCCGTTCTG AATTTCGAGATATGAAAGGTGGTAGTCTTCTCAGCTTCAGCCTCAAG ATTTTGTTCCTGGTCAATTGGGACAG AAAAACTTCAATGATAAAGTATCAGAGTAGCTTCTTGGAAGTTGAAATCATATCAGCTCGCAATCAAGTTCATCATGATGTTCCAACTTCTGTTGTTGATGGTATTTCTTAG